In a genomic window of Sulfurihydrogenibium sp.:
- the rpsU gene encoding 30S ribosomal protein S21, whose product MATVIVEGDIEKALKKFRKIIEKEGILTECKRREFYEKPSVKRKRKERAARKRLIKALKKKGLL is encoded by the coding sequence ATGGCAACAGTAATAGTAGAAGGCGATATTGAGAAGGCATTGAAAAAATTCAGAAAAATAATTGAAAAAGAAGGTATTCTCACAGAATGTAAAAGAAGGGAGTTTTATGAAAAGCCATCTGTAAAAAGAAAAAGAAAAGAAAGAGCTGCAAGAAAAAGATTAATTAAAGCATTAAAGAAAAAAGGATTGTTATAA
- a CDS encoding GatB/YqeY domain-containing protein, with product MAAELFNKLQEEMKAAMKSGDKEKLSTIRMLISEIKKVQIDSKKELTDEEIISILQKYIKQRKEAYTQYEQAGRKDLAEKELKEIEIVQQFLPPPLSEEELIKIVEETIQEVGASSIKDMGKVVKAVMDKVKGRAEGSVISKIVKEKLS from the coding sequence ATGGCTGCAGAGCTTTTTAATAAGCTTCAAGAAGAGATGAAAGCCGCAATGAAAAGCGGCGATAAGGAGAAGTTATCAACAATCAGAATGCTAATCTCTGAAATCAAAAAAGTTCAAATCGATTCAAAAAAAGAGCTTACTGACGAAGAGATAATTTCTATACTTCAAAAATACATAAAGCAAAGAAAAGAAGCATACACACAGTATGAACAAGCCGGCAGAAAAGACTTAGCAGAAAAAGAATTAAAGGAAATAGAGATAGTTCAGCAATTCTTACCACCGCCATTATCAGAAGAAGAGCTAATAAAAATAGTTGAAGAGACAATTCAGGAAGTTGGTGCTTCTTCTATAAAAGATATGGGGAAAGTGGTCAAAGCGGTTATGGATAAAGTAAAGGGAAGGGCAGAAGGTTCTGTAATTAGCAAGATAGTTAAAGAAAAATTAAGTTAA
- a CDS encoding CvpA family protein: MVDLILLLIFTYLIFNGFYRGFFNIFLKILGFGLGVFLGYLFYKPLSIFFSKVFSGNILIIDFMAFSFIVLLTLGLSIIVDSLLKKRLYTIKYVKLTDRILGGLLAIGIFSFSLFIISEIKNKNKILNTLLSNSKLVSTFERVKQSNSN, from the coding sequence ATGGTTGATTTAATTTTATTGCTGATTTTTACTTATTTGATATTTAATGGTTTTTACAGAGGTTTTTTTAATATTTTCTTGAAAATTCTTGGATTTGGTTTAGGAGTTTTTTTAGGATATTTGTTCTATAAACCTCTTAGCATCTTCTTTAGTAAAGTTTTCTCAGGAAATATATTGATTATTGATTTCATGGCTTTTTCTTTCATAGTTTTGCTTACCTTAGGACTAAGCATCATTGTTGATAGTTTGCTTAAAAAAAGACTCTATACTATCAAATATGTAAAACTTACAGATAGAATACTTGGTGGATTACTTGCTATTGGTATTTTTAGTTTTTCTTTATTCATAATCTCAGAAATAAAAAACAAAAATAAAATCTTAAACACTCTCCTTTCAAATTCAAAACTTGTCTCTACATTTGAAAGGGTTAAACAGTCAAATTCTAATTGA
- a CDS encoding NAD(P)H-binding protein, whose protein sequence is MNVIIYGSDGFVGRYIVRNLYNKVNLILPARNIKKIQEVFKDLPLINYVQINDNNIQEPIYRFKPGIVINLIGILTETSNQTFEKVHFEITKSLVDASKAVGVKKFVQMSALGADIDSKSRYLKTKAMAEEYIIKSGLNYVIFRPSIIIGREQKLFEDFRFYSKITPIFMAPYDAKVQPVSVLDVADCFEKAVIFDIKNEIFELCGNEVINYVELFKFALDFIGVKRVVMPVPKKTFKLLLPIFSLMSKPIMTLDQYYMLEKDNVCSGRYKGVKDLLGFIRDWRKNF, encoded by the coding sequence ATGAACGTTATAATTTATGGTTCTGATGGTTTTGTTGGTAGGTATATAGTTAGAAATCTGTACAATAAAGTTAATCTTATTTTGCCTGCAAGAAATATAAAAAAAATTCAAGAAGTATTTAAAGATTTACCCTTAATAAATTATGTTCAAATAAACGATAATAACATTCAAGAGCCTATCTATAGATTTAAACCGGGCATAGTAATCAATCTCATCGGAATACTCACAGAAACAAGCAATCAAACATTTGAAAAGGTTCATTTTGAAATAACAAAGAGCTTAGTAGATGCAAGTAAAGCCGTCGGGGTTAAGAAATTCGTTCAGATGTCAGCCCTTGGTGCTGATATTGATTCTAAAAGCAGATATCTAAAAACCAAGGCAATGGCTGAAGAGTATATTATAAAATCTGGATTGAATTATGTCATTTTTAGACCTTCTATTATTATTGGAAGAGAGCAGAAACTGTTCGAAGATTTTAGATTCTACAGCAAGATAACCCCAATATTTATGGCTCCTTATGATGCAAAAGTGCAACCTGTAAGCGTTTTAGATGTTGCAGATTGTTTTGAAAAGGCTGTTATTTTTGATATAAAAAATGAAATTTTTGAGCTTTGCGGTAATGAAGTTATAAATTATGTTGAACTTTTTAAATTTGCCTTAGATTTTATAGGTGTCAAAAGAGTTGTTATGCCTGTGCCAAAGAAAACATTTAAACTACTTTTACCAATATTCTCTTTGATGTCTAAACCCATCATGACTTTAGACCAATATTACATGCTTGAAAAGGACAATGTCTGTAGTGGAAGATATAAAGGTGTTAAAGACTTATTAGGTTTTATAAGAGATTGGAGGAAGAATTTTTAA